A single Methanocaldococcus bathoardescens DNA region contains:
- a CDS encoding bis-aminopropyl spermidine synthase family protein codes for MKIIGKIGKGKVEVDEKAKFSILLDSVAKKADIAEGKRAVEDIIRVIYRHQPISTKKIGQKTRLPLPIIAKVRTILEREKMLKRTERGAELTDLGKEFAENFLKLKYKKSLTCKTCNGRGIVLDEFFEDILNKVRVWAKKRPLVDTTIDQSFATPETSTYRAALMYERGDLEGKRILFVGDDDLTSLPTALTNMAEEIVVIDIDERILKLIEKFSQKENVKIKTIKHDLRNPLPEDLKERFDVISTDPPYTVNGLKLFLSRGIEALGKEGIAYLSYSHKPIDEWLSIQKAITDMGFVISELIPNFNYYEGSEIIANTTFIARLVGKNLKINIGDTEKIYTGLVKPVIRYYKCLKCGKVHKVGEEVKKVEDLVCECGGKKFKMIKREKLKNE; via the coding sequence ATGAAAATCATTGGAAAAATTGGAAAAGGTAAAGTAGAAGTTGATGAAAAGGCAAAGTTCTCAATACTTTTAGATAGTGTTGCTAAAAAAGCTGATATTGCTGAGGGAAAGAGGGCTGTAGAGGATATAATTAGAGTTATTTATAGACATCAGCCAATATCAACAAAAAAGATTGGTCAAAAAACTAGATTGCCTTTACCAATCATTGCTAAGGTAAGAACTATCTTAGAGAGAGAAAAAATGTTAAAGAGAACTGAAAGAGGGGCTGAGCTAACAGATTTAGGTAAAGAATTTGCTGAAAACTTTTTGAAATTGAAGTATAAAAAATCTCTTACCTGCAAAACTTGTAATGGTAGAGGAATAGTTTTAGATGAATTTTTTGAAGATATTTTAAATAAGGTTAGAGTTTGGGCTAAAAAAAGACCATTGGTAGATACAACCATAGACCAATCCTTTGCAACACCAGAAACATCAACTTATAGAGCTGCTTTAATGTATGAAAGAGGGGATTTAGAGGGAAAGAGAATTTTATTTGTTGGGGATGATGACCTAACTTCTTTACCAACCGCTCTAACAAACATGGCTGAAGAGATAGTAGTTATAGATATAGATGAGAGGATTTTAAAACTTATAGAAAAATTTTCACAAAAAGAAAATGTTAAAATTAAGACGATTAAGCATGATTTAAGAAACCCATTACCAGAAGATTTAAAAGAGAGATTTGATGTTATCTCAACAGACCCGCCATATACTGTTAATGGTTTAAAGTTATTTTTATCGAGAGGAATAGAGGCTTTAGGAAAAGAAGGGATTGCTTATCTTTCTTATTCTCACAAACCAATAGATGAATGGCTCTCTATTCAAAAAGCAATTACTGATATGGGTTTTGTTATTTCAGAGCTGATTCCAAATTTTAATTATTATGAAGGTAGTGAGATAATTGCAAACACAACATTTATAGCGAGATTAGTTGGGAAAAATTTGAAGATAAATATTGGAGACACTGAGAAAATATATACTGGTTTAGTTAAGCCAGTTATAAGATATTATAAATGTCTAAAATGCGGAAAGGTTCATAAAGTTGGAGAAGAGGTTAAGAAAGTTGAGGATTTAGTTTGTGAATGTGGAGGGAAGAAATTTAAAATGATTAAGAGGGAAAAGTTGAAAAATGAATAA
- a CDS encoding radical SAM protein, which produces MKLERYLAVSKDLVPAKFIIAKCIEVEEFDGLEINELWKIHNKILKKVDFDDFDFDNLEYMKPNLLDLKVEIAKRIFRNCHFCEHRCYVNREFERGFCRIKESYYSSEFLHLGEERVLVPSHTIFFCGCNFKCVFCQNWDISQVYFDETIPNNCIPYNPKEMAKIIEYRRNYSKNVNFVGGDPTPHLLSILKTLSYLNRNIPVVWNSNMYLTVEGMYLLKGIVDVYLTDFKFGNNECGKRLSKVKNYFDIVGRNHLLIKDEEVIIRHLVMPNHLDCCTDKIFEFISKNLDNAVVNVMFQYRPEYKAKEDPDINRRLTYDEIEKALELAEKYNLDLIYD; this is translated from the coding sequence ATGAAACTTGAGAGATATTTAGCTGTTTCAAAAGATTTAGTCCCAGCAAAGTTTATAATAGCTAAGTGTATAGAAGTTGAAGAATTTGATGGATTGGAAATAAATGAATTATGGAAAATCCATAACAAGATTTTGAAAAAAGTAGATTTTGATGATTTTGATTTTGATAATTTAGAGTATATGAAACCAAATCTATTGGACTTAAAAGTAGAGATTGCTAAGAGAATATTTAGAAATTGCCATTTTTGTGAGCATAGATGTTATGTAAATAGAGAGTTTGAAAGAGGGTTTTGTAGAATAAAAGAAAGCTATTACTCATCGGAATTTTTGCATCTTGGAGAAGAGAGAGTTTTAGTTCCATCACATACAATTTTCTTCTGTGGCTGTAATTTTAAATGTGTTTTCTGCCAAAATTGGGATATATCTCAAGTTTATTTTGATGAAACAATTCCAAATAACTGCATCCCATACAATCCAAAAGAGATGGCTAAAATTATAGAATATAGAAGAAATTATTCAAAAAACGTCAATTTTGTTGGTGGAGACCCAACCCCACATTTATTAAGTATTTTAAAAACTCTAAGTTATTTAAATAGAAATATTCCAGTAGTTTGGAATTCAAATATGTATCTAACCGTTGAAGGAATGTATTTATTAAAAGGTATTGTCGATGTATATTTAACTGACTTTAAATTTGGAAATAATGAATGTGGGAAAAGATTATCAAAAGTCAAAAACTATTTTGATATAGTTGGAAGAAATCACTTGCTTATAAAAGATGAAGAAGTTATAATAAGGCATTTAGTAATGCCAAACCACTTAGATTGTTGCACAGATAAAATATTTGAGTTCATCTCAAAAAATTTAGATAACGCTGTAGTTAATGTCATGTTTCAATATCGCCCAGAATATAAAGCTAAGGAAGATCCTGATATAAACAGAAGATTAACTTATGATGAGATAGAGAAGGCATTAGAATTAGCAGAGAAGTATAACTTAGATTTAATTTATGATTAA
- a CDS encoding 30S ribosomal protein S8e: MSVWQGRSRRKPTGGLYRPARKKRKYEMGREPIETHVAEEAFRIKKVRTRGGNLKVKVVRTGFANVLDPETGVCKKVKIITVRENKANIHYVRRNVITKGAIIETELGLAKVTSRPGQDGTVNAILIKE; the protein is encoded by the coding sequence ATGAGTGTATGGCAAGGAAGAAGTAGAAGAAAACCAACAGGTGGATTATATAGACCAGCAAGAAAAAAGAGAAAATATGAAATGGGTAGAGAACCAATAGAAACACACGTAGCAGAAGAGGCATTTAGAATAAAAAAGGTTAGAACAAGAGGAGGAAACTTAAAGGTTAAAGTTGTTAGAACAGGATTTGCTAATGTATTAGACCCAGAAACAGGGGTTTGTAAGAAAGTTAAAATAATAACAGTTAGAGAAAACAAAGCAAACATCCACTACGTTAGAAGAAACGTTATAACAAAAGGAGCAATTATCGAAACAGAACTTGGATTGGCAAAAGTTACATCAAGACCAGGGCAAGATGGAACTGTTAATGCAATATTAATTAAGGAGTAA
- the hypE gene encoding hydrogenase expression/formation protein HypE, whose product MKITRMHGAGGKVMQELIKNIILKNLEITSVNGGIGLESLDDSATIPIGDKEIVFTVDGHTVKPIFFPGGDIGRLAVSGTVNDLAVMGAKPLALSLSLIIPEGFNLEDLEKIVKSINETSKEAEVAIITGDTKVSDGVDDIIISTAGIGIVDRGKAIRDCNVQEGDAIIVSGNIGEHGLAILLSREGFDFETNIKSDVAPINKLIEKVLNEGIQINAMKDPTRGGLADALNEMAEKSNVGITIFEDKIPISDEVQSICDILGLDPLTIANEGKVVMAVKKEDAERCLEILREHPLGKNAELIGYATKEHKGVVMETIVGRRIVDMPIGDPIPRVC is encoded by the coding sequence ATGAAAATCACACGAATGCATGGAGCTGGAGGAAAGGTAATGCAGGAGCTTATAAAAAATATCATTTTAAAAAATTTGGAGATAACATCAGTTAATGGAGGAATTGGTTTAGAGAGTTTAGATGACTCAGCAACTATCCCTATAGGAGATAAGGAGATTGTTTTTACTGTTGATGGACACACAGTTAAACCAATATTTTTCCCAGGTGGAGATATAGGTAGATTGGCAGTTAGTGGAACTGTAAATGATTTAGCAGTTATGGGAGCTAAGCCATTAGCTCTATCTCTATCTTTAATAATTCCAGAAGGTTTTAACTTAGAGGATTTGGAAAAAATAGTTAAATCAATAAACGAAACTTCTAAAGAGGCTGAGGTAGCTATAATAACAGGAGATACAAAGGTATCTGATGGTGTTGATGATATTATCATCTCAACTGCTGGAATAGGGATTGTTGATAGAGGAAAAGCAATAAGGGATTGTAATGTTCAGGAGGGAGATGCAATAATAGTCTCTGGAAATATAGGAGAACATGGATTAGCTATTTTATTATCGAGAGAGGGATTCGATTTTGAAACAAACATAAAATCTGATGTAGCTCCAATAAATAAATTGATTGAAAAAGTATTGAATGAAGGTATTCAAATAAATGCCATGAAAGACCCTACAAGAGGAGGTTTGGCAGATGCATTAAATGAGATGGCTGAAAAGAGCAATGTAGGAATAACTATCTTTGAGGATAAAATCCCAATAAGTGATGAAGTTCAGTCAATTTGTGATATCCTTGGCTTAGACCCTTTAACTATAGCAAATGAAGGTAAGGTTGTAATGGCAGTTAAAAAGGAAGACGCTGAAAGATGCTTAGAGATTTTGAGAGAACATCCATTAGGAAAGAATGCAGAGCTTATTGGCTATGCTACAAAAGAACATAAAGGAGTTGTGATGGAAACAATTGTTGGTAGGAGAATTGTTGATATGCCGATTGGTGACCCAATACCGAGAGTGTGTTAA
- the pdxS gene encoding pyridoxal 5'-phosphate synthase lyase subunit PdxS, with translation MKKGTDLLKKGFAKMVKHGVVMDVTNVEQAQIAEEAGAVAVMALERVPADIRAAGGVARMSDPALIEEIMDAVSIPVMAKCRIGHTTEALVLEAIGVDMIDESEVLTQADPFFHIYKKKFKVPFVCGARNLGEAVRRIWEGAAMIRTKGEAGTGNIVEAVRHMRLMNEAIAQLQRMTDEEIYGVAKFYANRYAELAKTVREGMGLPATVLENEPIYEGFTLAEIVDGLYKVLLEVKKLGRLPVVNFAAGGVATPADAALMMQLGSDGVFVGSGIFKSENPLERARAIVEATYNYDKPDVVAEVSKNLGEAMKGIDITQISEAEKMQYRGD, from the coding sequence ATGAAAAAAGGAACTGATTTGTTAAAGAAAGGATTTGCTAAGATGGTTAAGCATGGAGTTGTAATGGATGTTACTAATGTAGAGCAGGCACAGATTGCTGAAGAAGCAGGAGCTGTTGCAGTTATGGCTTTGGAAAGAGTTCCTGCTGATATTAGGGCAGCCGGTGGAGTTGCGAGAATGTCAGACCCAGCTTTAATTGAGGAGATAATGGATGCTGTCTCAATTCCAGTCATGGCTAAATGTAGAATTGGGCATACAACAGAGGCGTTAGTTTTAGAGGCTATTGGAGTAGATATGATTGATGAGAGTGAAGTTTTAACTCAAGCAGACCCATTCTTCCACATATATAAGAAGAAGTTTAAAGTTCCATTTGTTTGTGGAGCAAGAAACTTAGGAGAGGCAGTTAGAAGAATCTGGGAAGGAGCAGCTATGATAAGAACAAAAGGAGAGGCAGGAACTGGAAATATAGTTGAGGCAGTTAGACACATGAGATTGATGAACGAAGCTATAGCTCAATTGCAGAGAATGACTGATGAAGAAATTTATGGGGTTGCTAAATTCTATGCTAACAGATATGCGGAATTAGCTAAAACTGTTAGAGAAGGAATGGGATTGCCAGCAACTGTTTTAGAAAATGAGCCAATCTATGAGGGCTTTACATTAGCTGAGATTGTTGATGGATTGTATAAAGTTTTATTAGAAGTTAAAAAATTAGGAAGATTGCCAGTAGTTAATTTTGCAGCTGGAGGGGTTGCAACACCAGCAGATGCAGCTTTAATGATGCAACTCGGCTCTGATGGAGTATTTGTTGGTTCAGGAATATTTAAATCAGAAAATCCATTAGAAAGAGCGAGAGCAATTGTTGAGGCTACTTATAATTATGATAAGCCAGATGTTGTTGCAGAAGTTAGCAAGAATTTAGGAGAGGCAATGAAAGGGATAGATATAACTCAAATAAGCGAAGCTGAAAAGATGCAATACAGAGGAGATTAA